From a single Pseudomonas cremoricolorata genomic region:
- a CDS encoding LLM class flavin-dependent oxidoreductase, translating into MTALSDLNYSVLDLVPVRADAGPAQSLHNSLDLARHAEALGYTRFWVAEHHNMDGIASSATAVLIGYLAGGTSRIRVGSGGVMLPNHAPLVIAEQFGTLASLYPGRIDLGLGRAPGSDQMTARALRRERSGSADDFPEDVEELSRYLGPRTDDQRVIAVPGHDTDVPLWLLGSSLYSAQLAGMRGLPYAFASHFAPRYLHEAIRTYRNHFKPSTVLDKPYVMLGVPMVVADTDEQAEYLATSVYQRILALMRGQSLMQRPPVASMDGLWLPHEREAVSSFLGLAMIGSPQKVKAKVEVLLEQTGADELIFTCDLYEHSDRLRSYQLLAEALQAD; encoded by the coding sequence ATGACGGCTTTGTCCGACCTCAATTATTCGGTGCTCGACCTGGTACCGGTGCGTGCCGACGCCGGCCCGGCGCAATCGCTGCACAATTCGCTGGACCTGGCACGGCATGCCGAAGCGCTGGGCTACACGCGTTTCTGGGTGGCCGAGCACCACAACATGGACGGCATCGCCAGTTCGGCCACGGCGGTGCTGATCGGCTACCTCGCCGGTGGCACCTCGCGCATTCGCGTCGGCTCGGGAGGGGTGATGCTGCCCAACCACGCACCGCTGGTGATCGCCGAGCAATTCGGCACCCTGGCGAGTCTGTATCCAGGCCGCATCGATCTGGGCCTTGGTCGCGCGCCTGGCTCCGACCAGATGACCGCCCGCGCCCTGCGCCGCGAACGCTCCGGCAGTGCCGACGACTTCCCTGAAGATGTCGAGGAACTGTCGCGTTATCTCGGGCCGCGCACCGACGACCAGCGGGTGATCGCCGTGCCCGGCCATGACACCGATGTGCCGTTGTGGCTGCTCGGTTCGAGCCTGTACAGCGCGCAACTGGCCGGCATGCGCGGGCTGCCCTATGCCTTCGCCTCACATTTCGCCCCGCGCTACTTGCACGAGGCGATTCGCACCTACCGCAATCACTTCAAGCCCTCGACGGTGCTCGACAAACCTTATGTGATGCTGGGCGTGCCGATGGTGGTGGCCGATACCGACGAGCAGGCCGAATACCTGGCCACCTCGGTGTATCAACGAATACTGGCATTGATGCGCGGGCAGAGCCTGATGCAGCGTCCGCCGGTGGCGAGCATGGACGGGCTGTGGCTACCCCACGAGCGCGAAGCGGTGAGCAGCTTCCTTGGCCTGGCGATGATCGGCAGCCCGCAGAAGGTCAAAGCGAAGGTGGAGGTATTGCTGGAGCAGACCGGCGCCGATGAACTGATCTTCACCTGCGATCTGTACGAACACAGCGACCGCCTGCGCTCCTACCAATTGCTGGCAGAGGCGTTGCAGGCAGATTGA
- a CDS encoding OsmC family protein, translating to MKKTASAIWEGGIKDGKGRISTESGALKQNPYGFNTRFENTPGTNPEELIGAAHAGCFSMALSLMLGEAKLVPERIDTTAEVTLEKQDDGFAITAIHLTLKAKVPGASDEQFKEIANKAKAGCPVSKVLNANITLDATLVS from the coding sequence ATGAAAAAGACAGCATCGGCGATTTGGGAAGGCGGGATCAAAGACGGCAAAGGCCGCATCTCCACTGAAAGCGGCGCGCTCAAGCAAAATCCGTACGGCTTCAACACCCGTTTTGAGAATACCCCGGGCACCAACCCGGAAGAGCTCATCGGCGCTGCCCATGCCGGCTGCTTCTCGATGGCGTTGTCACTGATGCTTGGCGAGGCCAAGCTGGTGCCCGAGCGTATCGATACCACCGCTGAGGTCACCCTCGAGAAACAAGACGACGGCTTTGCCATCACCGCCATTCACCTGACCCTCAAGGCCAAGGTGCCAGGCGCCAGCGACGAGCAGTTCAAGGAGATCGCCAACAAGGCCAAAGCCGGTTGCCCGGTGTCGAAAGTGCTCAACGCCAATATCACCTTGGACGCCACCCTGGTGTCCTGA